One genomic window of Manduca sexta isolate Smith_Timp_Sample1 chromosome 4, JHU_Msex_v1.0, whole genome shotgun sequence includes the following:
- the LOC115445305 gene encoding cuticle protein 64-like, which yields MKCAVAIVLALIGMVVTNPVPPLGLGLGLSTPVHFRSSIVNHGVSLSSVAIAHAPVIRPIISTPIITAPIHAPIITAPIIKTPIIAAPVSVGWSGLGHGLGGYGLGGYGLSGHGLGGYGLGGYGYGKGWH from the exons ATGAAGTGCGCG GTGGCAATAGTTCTCGCCCTCATCGGCATGGTGGTCACTAACCCTGTCCCACCGTTGGGACTGGGACTTG GTCTCTCGACTCCAGTCCACTTCAGATCGAGTATCGTGAACCACGGCGTGTCTCTGTCGAGCGTGGCGATCGCCCATGCCCCAGTCATCCGCCCCATCATCAGCACACCGATTATCACCGCGCCCATCCACGCCCCAATAATCACAGCCCCCATAATCAAGACCCCGATCATAGCTGCTCCCGTGTCAGTTGGCTGGTCCGGTCTTGGACACGGATTGGGCGGCTACGGCCTTGGCGGCTACGGTCTTAGCGGCCACGGTCTTGGCGGATACGGATTGGGCGGCTACGGCTACGGCAAAGGCTGGCATTGA
- the LOC115445308 gene encoding cytochrome c oxidase subunit 4 isoform 1, mitochondrial: MSLYALKTSLALPALSNTRTIYNRCRIGNRDWVGFGVNGMANYKDDAHYPFPAVRFKENTRDICALREKEKGDWKLLCCEEKKALYRASFCQTFAEFQHPTGQWKFILGFVLIGVSFSFWAIMFNHYYVWDPLPPSLSKESQKAQLRRILELRVNPIDGISSKWDYDYDRWK, from the exons ATGTCCTTGTACGCATTAAAAACTTCGCTCGCTTTGCCGGCATTGTCCAACACTAGAACAATTTACAACCGTTGCAGGATCGGAAACCGGGATTGGGTGGGATTTGGAGTCAATGGCATGGCAAATTACAAGGACGATGCTCATTATCCATTTCCTGCTGTAAGGTTTAAGGAGAACACTAGGGATATATGT GCTCTTAGAGAGAAAGAGAAAGGCGACTGGAAACTCCTGTGCTGCGAGGAGAAGAAGGCGCTATACCGAGCCTCGTTCTGCCAGACGTTCGCCGAGTTCCAACACCCCACGGGCCAGTGGAAGTTTATCCTGGGGTTCGTGCTAATTGGCGTCTCCTTCTCCTTCTGGGCCATTATGTTCAACCATTATTACG TATGGGACCCTCTCCCTCCTTCGTTGTCGAAAGAGTCGCAGAAGGCGCAGTTGCGAAGGATACTTGAGCTACGAGTGAACCCTATAGACGGCATATCGTCTAAGTGGGACTATGATTACGACCGGTGGAAG tAA
- the LOC115445311 gene encoding uncharacterized protein LOC115445311: MASNSIESLDFLEDFLSKINELTVDNFVMEISNETLNNGTDIFKLGKTNYNNLKLWSPPTLNEREELFNLTNRRIYKGKRTRIKKYPFMASVHVINEFMCAGSIISKNFVITAASCLQIVFNNKKFRENPSSIFIRVGSDYTKRYGETIPIRELHFHPEYEPFSLKNNLALLKIARPLKSLKKKRKVRRIQYDRTKMKLVDGEVTIIGWGATDDVIGVKKYQPLAVANIDVYDFDKCQEIYSKNYVIESNFCVGFVSKGGGACNKDVGGPGIVNGVLVGVISFGPPVCGTPGMPTVLVKLGYYATWIESVINQASTSAASAKFRTSAQAKTAEFPPTSTKLEERYPLNPNYVRTGTKQDYPEEVAILNQILNDVILSNKTVVDDILYGALEDDFSDIFKPSTKVKIHEHPLANKSLFLLPEIHDFGKEHQPNVTEELTTSSPLLTTTHPGLNVHYLDDYGERIRYLEAAYHLMTILTLPTPRTPTTTEEPRHITDRIGRASSITLLELDDTDDEYSKVVSSEDSEQVSDNYEDQSKEIYEESEGMSIDVEAMTEREVTYLTPISNIERVKDKEYTFFVDRNVNKHNPKIMEAKSKMFLKKPYTSKGMRKATRILYKKKLFAENDEKFRSKTQKRKKIRFRFQ, from the exons ATGGCATCTAATTCAATCGAGTCTCTGGATTTCTTAGAAGACTTTTTAAGCAAAATAAACGAACTAACTGTTGACAATTTTGTAATGGAAATTTCAAATGAAACATTGAATAATGGAACAGACATCTTTAAATTaggaaaaacaaattataataatttgaagttaTGGA GTCCTCCAACCCTCAATGAGAGAGAGGAGTTATTCAACCTAACCAATAGGAGGATATATAAAGGCAAAAGGACCAGGATTAAAAAGTACCCGTTCATGGCCAGTGTCCACGTCATCAACGAGTTCATGTGTGCTGGCTCCATCATCAGCAAGAACTTCGTCATCACGGCTGCCTCTTGCTTGCAAAT TGTcttcaacaacaaaaaatttagAGAAAATCCTTCTTCAATATTCATCAGAGTAGGCAGCGATTACACCAAGCGTTATGGCGAAACTATTCCAATACGTGAACTGCATTTCCACCCAGAATACGAACCATTTAGTCTGAAGAACAACTTGGCGCTCCTGAAAATAGCGAGACCTCTGAAGTCCTTGAAGAAGAAGCGAAAGGTCAGACGGATCCAGTATGATAGAACAAAGATGAAATTAGTGGATGGAGAAGTTACTATTATAGGATGGGGCGCTACTGAT GACGTCATTGGTGTCAAAAAATATCAACCTCTTGCTGTAGCCAACATCGATGTGTATGATTTCGACAAATGTCAAGAAATTTACTCGAA aaATTACGTCATTGAATCTAACTTTTGTGTTGGTTTTGTATCAAAAGGTGGTGGTGCTTGTaat aaaGACGTTGGCGGTCCAGGAATAGTCAATGGAGTCCTCGTGGGAGTGATCAGCTTCGGACCTCCAGTGTGTGGGACGCCAGGCATGCCCACTGTACTCGTCAAACTAGGATATTATGCTACTTGGATAGAAAGTGTTATCAATCAG GCATCCACTTCTGCCGCTTCAGCTAAATTTCGAACGTCAGCCCAAGCTAAAACAGCGGAATTTCCCCCCACTTCTACAAAATTAGAAGAACGGTATCCGCTAAATCCAAATTACGTAAGAACTGGAACCAAACAAGATTACCCCGAGGAAGTTGCAATACTCAACCAAATACTGAATGACGTTATTTTATCAAACAAGACCGTTGTAGACGACATACTATACGGCGCTTTAGAAGATGACTTTAGTGATATTTTCAAACCATCGACTAAAGTAAAAATACACGAACACCCCCTTgctaataaaagtttatttctaTTACCCGAAATCCATGATTTTGGCAAAGAACATCAGCCGAATGTTACGGAAGAATTGACTACATCGTCGCCACTATTGACGACGACGCATCCCGGTTTGAATGTACACTATTTGGATGATTATGGGGAGAGGATACGGTATTTGGAAGCTGCCTACCATTTAATGACTATCTTAACTCTTCCCACACCTCGAACTCCTACGACTACTGAAGAACCGAGACATATTACTGATAGAATCGGACGTGCGAGTAGCATTACTTTATTAGAATTAGATGATACTGATGATGAATATTCTAAAGTGGTGAGTTCTGAAGATTCCGAGCAAGTATCAGATAATTATGAAGACCAAAGTAAAGAAATTTATGAAGAGAGTGAAGGAATGAGCATTGATGTAGAAGCTATGACAGAGCGAGAAGTTACCTACCTAACACCTATCTCAAATATTGAAAGGGTGAAAGATAAAGAATACACATTCTTTGTTGATagaaacgtaaataaacataatcctAAAATTATGGAAGctaaatcaaaaatgtttttaaaaaaaccaTACACATCGAAAGGTATGCGTAAAGCCACTcgaatattgtataaaaagaaattgtttgCCGAAAATGACGAGAAATTTCGAAGCAAAACGCAAAAGAGGAAGAAAATACGTTTTAGATTTCAGTAA
- the LOC115445309 gene encoding uncharacterized protein LOC115445309 — MLLIVKILFNLLLLYNLVKINCLVQLKSNQVVTRTTESYVVDMIRTIFAQLKVKYKEKLNNYTKLYDTIAIVSEDEKSVFNELVKETRAKNMNGSLMDIINEVLDGKVKDSDKETSSEEITVEEVVRFITEFENLKKDIYTERYDFDLDAAILRHLNESKDQQDSTLTNRSLENDEELSDNEFWEPTEQSGRRIYRGDRTKIKYFPFMASVQFFQKFQCGGSIIKSDLIISAASCLQLAWNNRFFRENPSFLSVRVGSNYYATGGENIPVQEVYFHPEYNPKNLRNNLCLMRLVRRIKFRRRGRRVKKINIDRKPSPLPETTDGITIVGWGAKGSSNIIGDLWANRLSFSVLDFYPLRECRDIYSSEYVTRKNFCAGFFSKGGGACNRDVGGPGIVNGRLTGVISFGSPVCGAPDAPTVFTKVGYYADWIDEIMDQDVPHTKKRTTLPPPRHPFMPPFVHTSPKPTTFKIAPLGGGVMRPVPIGESDALRVLSDDSLFNEFLNTMLNKKNIERDQKVINGEKRSSRATVATAFAATTAYVPEISHIRTQMDLEEFTTEKIKKYTALNEDFDASHEKELEKDLIKLIDDIDLKQIMNSDEDSKKEHYLSKNKLTAVKTHKKKSNVKDYKNKLQNVDDSVLTLLYLSDNEKKNSGFEDLEHGGLSIATDSFKDMTFRNNETDLFDFIPKNELYDLLTEAINERENKNINN; from the exons ATGTTACTTATCGTTAAGatcttgtttaatttattacttttatataatctggtaaaaataaactgtttagtACAATTAAAATCAAACCAAGTTGTTACAAGAACTACTGAATCGTATGTGGTGGATATGATTAGAACTATATTTGcacaattaaaagtaaaatataaagagaaattaaataattatactaaattatatGACACTATTGCAATTGTAAGTGAAGATGAAAAATCTGTTTTCAATGAACTTGTTAAAGAAACTAGAGCCAAAAATATGAATGGAAGCTTAATGGATATAATAAATGAAGTTTTGGATGGGAAAGTTAAAGATTCGGATAAGGAAACATCAAGCGAAGAAATAACGGTCGAAGAAGTCGTCCGATTTATTACTGAGTTTGAGAATTTAAAGAAAGATATTTATACTGAGAGATATGATTTTGATTTGGATGCGGCGATTTTGAGGCACTTAAATGAAAGCAAAGATCAGCAAGATTCAACGTTAACTAATAGATCATTGGAAAACGACGAAGAATTAAGCGATAATGAATTTTGGg agccCACCGAGCAGAGCGGTCGGCGCATCTACCGCGGTGACAGAAccaagattaaatattttccattcaTGGCCAGTGTCCAGTTCTTCCAGAAGTTCCAGTGTGGAGGATCTATCATTAAGTCTGACTTAATCATCAGTGCTGCGTCCTGTTTGCAATT AGCGTGGAACAACCGTTTTTTCCGCGAGAACCCATCCTTCCTCTCAGTCCGCGTGGGCAGTAACTACTACGCCACTGGAGGAGAGAACATTCCAGTCCAGGAGGTCTACTTCCACCCTGAGTACAACCCGAAGAACTTGAGGAACAACTTGTGTCTTATGCGCCTGGTTAGAAGGATCAAGTTCAGAAGACGAGGACGGCGGGTGAAGAAGATTAATATAGATAGGAAACCAAGTCCACTACCTGAAACTACGGATGGAATTACTATTGTCGGTTGGGGCGCTAAAGGG TCCAGCAATATAATCGGAGATCTTTGGGCGAATCGGCTATCTTTCTCGGTATTAGACTTTTACCCTCTCCGGGAGTGCCGAGATATTTACTCCAG TGAATACGTCACCAGAAAGAATTTTTGCGCAGGCTTCTTTTCCAAAGGCGGTGGTGCTTGTAAT CGCGACGTAGGTGGTCCAGGAATTGTCAACGGAAGACTGACAGGAGTGATCAGCTTCGGATCTCCAGTGTGCGGCGCTCCTGATGCGCCGACGGTATTCACTAAAGTCGGGTACTATGCTGATTGGATCGACGAGATTATGGATCAG GACGTTCCACATACCAAAAAGAGAACAACACTACCACCACCACGCCATCCATTCATGCCTCCTTTCGTTCACACGTCTCCCAAACCAACAACTTTTAAGATTGCACCCTTAGGAGGTGGTGTCATGAGACCGGTTCCAATAGGTGAATCGGATGCACTTAGAGTACTCAGTGACGATTCGCTTTTCAACGAATTTTTGAATACAATGTTAAACAAAAAGAACATAGAACGAGATCAAAAGGTCATTAACGGAGAGAAACGAAGTTCACGTGCTACTGTAGCTACTGCTTTTGCAGCTACCACAGCATATGTTCCAGAAATCAGTCATATAAGAACACAAATGGATTTGGAGGAATTTACtacggaaaaaataaaaaaatacactgcGCTGAATGAGGACTTTGATGCGAGTCATGAAAAAGAATTAGAAaaggatttaataaaattaatagatgATATAGATTTAAAACAGATTATGAATTCAGATGAAGATTCGAAGAAGGAGCATTatcttagtaaaaataaattaactgcagtaaaaacacataaaaagaaatctaatgttaaggattataaaaataagttacaaaacGTAGACGATTCAGTTTTAACGCtactttatttatctgataACGAAAAGAAAAATAGCGGTTTTGAAGATTTAGAACACGGTGGTTTAAGCATAGCTACGGATTCATTCAAAGACATGACATTTCGAAATAATGAAACTGACTTGTTTGATTTTATTCCCAAAAATGAATTGTATGATTTATTAACCGAAGCTATTAATGaacgagaaaataaaaatattaataattaa
- the LOC115445310 gene encoding cytochrome c oxidase subunit 4 isoform 1, mitochondrial: MANYLMRRALLDAVRIPACARAVASSGVSELGKIGNREWVGYGFNGQPNYVDRAEFPLPAVRFRPETPDVKALREKEKGDWRKLTLEEKKALYRVSFCQTFAEFQAPTGEWKGVLGWGLFIASFSVWIYMAMKLFVYSPLPESLKEENQKAQLRRMLDLKVNPVDGLASKWDYENNRWK, from the exons ATGGCCAACTACCTGATGCGCCGTGCGCTGTTAGACGCAGTGCGAATCCCCGCCTGTGCCAGGGCTGTCGCCTCTTCTGGAGTCAGTGAACTCGGCAAG ATCGGCAACCGCGAGTGGGTAGGCTACGGCTTCAACGGCCAGCCCAACTACGTAGACCGCGCCGAGTTCCCCCTCCCAGCCGTGAGGTTCCGCCCTGAAACCCCCGATGTCAAGGCTCTCCGTGAGAAGGAGAAGGGAGACTGGCGCAAGCTGACCCTCGAGGAGAAGAAAGCGCTGTACCGCGTTTCCTTCTGCCAGACTTTTGCTGAGTTCCAGGCGCCCACGGGCGAGTGGAAGGGTGTTCTTGGATGGGGTCTGTTTATTGCATCCTTCTCCGTCTGGATCTATATGGCCATGAAGCTGTTCG TGTACAGCCCGCTCCCCGAATCCCTGAAGGAGGAGAACCAGAAGGCGCAGCTGAGGCGCATGCTCGACCTCAAGGTCAACCCCGTGGACGGTCTCGCCTCCAAGTGGGACTACGAGAACAACCGCTGGAAGTAA